A stretch of the Oxyura jamaicensis isolate SHBP4307 breed ruddy duck chromosome 4, BPBGC_Ojam_1.0, whole genome shotgun sequence genome encodes the following:
- the SRD5A3 gene encoding polyprenol reductase: MPAGLGAAWALLAAAFLAALLLHRAQARRPGGGGDSNGGGTASGLFQDLIRYGKTKSGGGQRPAWLRRFQVPKRWFTHFYVVSVLWNGFLLIELFQAKFLGAARPPWIQRLHSAFGRDLQNQNTDREHVSALLVLLLLWLHSFRRLAECLCTSVFSNGVIHIVQYCFGLGYYIVLGATVLWQVPINVSRGKESSMQICWYHIIGIVVYVWASLHQHRCLVILANLRKSKSGKVISLSHSIPFGDWFERVSCPHYFAELLIYVSMAITFGLDNVTWWFVVTYVLFNQALAAVLCHEFYQKKFTSYPKHRKAFIPFVF, from the exons ATGCCGGCGGGGCTGGGCGCCGCCTGGGCGCTGCTGGCCGCCGCCTTCCTGGcggcgctgctgctgcaccgGGCCCAGGCGAGGCGgcctggcggcggcggcgataGTAATGGTGGTGGCACCGCCTCGGGCCTCTTCCAGGACCTCATCCGCTACGGGAAGACCAAgagcggcggcgggcagcgTCCCGCCTGGCTGCGCCGCTTCCAGGTGCCCAAGAG GTGGTTTACTCACTTCTATGTAGTTTCTGTACTCTGGAATGGCTTTCTGCTGATTGAGCTTTTCCAAGCTAAGTTCCTCGGAGCAGCACGCCCACCATGGATTCAGCGCTTGCACAGTGCGTTTGGCAGAGATTTGCAGAACCAGAACACAG ATCGCGAACACGTCTCTGCACTCTTGGTTCTCCTGCTCCTTTGGCTGCACAGCTTTCGAAGACTTGCAGAGTGCCTCTGTACCAGCGTGTTTTCCAATGGCGTCATTCATATTGTGCAGTATTGCTTTGGACTTGGTTACTACATTGTTCTTGGTGCAACTGTGCTGTGGCAAGTGCCTATTAATGTCAGCCGTG GTAAAGAAAGTTCCATGCAGATCTGCTGGTATCACATCATAGGAATTGTGGTGTACGTTTGGGCCTCTCTTCACCAGCACAGATGTCTTGTGATTCTAGCTAATCTTAGAAAAAGTAAATCAG GAAAGGTCATAAGTCTGAGCCACAGTATACCATTTGGAGACTGGTTTGAAAGAGTTTCTTGCCCTCATTATTTTGCAGAACTTCTCATATACGTGTCTATGGCCATCACATTTGGACTTGACAACGTGACCTGGTGGTTTGTAGTGACATACGTTCTTTTCAACCAGGCGCTGGCTGCTGTTTTGTGTCACGAGTTCTACCAGAAAAAATTTACCTCCTACCCAAAGCATCGCAAAGCATTTATACCATTTGTCTTCTGA